tctcaaataactttattttattaatttaataattcaaaTTACTCAAACTTAATTTCgtaattatcaaattaaaatttttttacccAGAAGAACCGAGTATTCTAGAGTGGTCGGTAGGCTCAAAATCtagttaataaaatattattttcaaaaCTTATTCTAGTCTACAATCGAAAGTTGCGTGGAAGATTAACACAAATTCCCTCCGCAAACAAGAGATAAGTAGATGATGGTACAATGATGTGGAAATCACACCCTCTCAACCATTTATTATTTTCAGTCAAAATCAATAAAAGCAAAGCAACCTTATTCTCGAAATTGGTGTAAAAACCAAGCCACACTCAATATTCAAAACCTAACAAAAACTGTCTTTTTCTAATGCATGAAAATGAAAGCTTCAATACATTTACTATATTTTATTCAACATTGATTAGCATTTCGAGAGACCAAATTTTATGATCGTCGAAAGATTGGAAAGCATCAAAATCACGGGTGGTAATTGGCGGTGTTACTTGATTGTGACTAGAAAGAGAGCAGCAATTTGTGAGTGGAGAATGACATTCGAGAGGAAACCACCCACCCACTAATGGATAGGTTGAACTAAGAAGGCTGTTGAGTGTTGAAGATTCCATACATGCAGCCAACTTTTGTTGATTCAGATTccttattcttttcttttgtCAAAAATGAGATTTGCTGGAAAAGGGAGATGAATGTGGAATTGAGACGTACGTTTGGTgtatgaaaaggaatctataataGAATCCACAAAAACCACGTTATGGGATGGAAAATGTAAAATTCATTTGGATGCGTATCTGGGGCTGTGGTAGAAGAATCTCAACATGCACTCATGTTTGAAACAGAAGATTCGTGATCAGATAATTTAAGATCCAAACTAAAGGTCTTGCTCTTACTTAGGCTCAACAATTAGAATCTTTATGATACGTGACCAATGTTTGGATTAGTTTATTTAGGCTTAATTTAGATGGGCGGTGTGTTTACCTCTGATAAGGTTAAAGGGTGAGATTAGATCGATACTGTAGCAGTGAGATTAGAAACAATGGTGGAGTGTGTATTTGGATTCAAACGCAGCTGTAGCGGggagataataataaaaaattactaTTAAGGACATCGATTAGAATTGATAtataataaaagtttttaaaattattttactttttaaaattattaaaatatgttaatttataaattcgtttaataaaatattaaaatgtatcttccgatattttattataaatattttaatgaattatataatcaatttaaattatttatttgataaaatgataattatttttaatttttatagttaaatattcttttataacaatgataaatattattttcacaAATAGTAATATTATACTtggattaaattttgaaatatctaGACggatgatttttaattaaaaaatatagtaACATAAGACATAACAAGTTTCATTATTACTAGAAATTAGGTTATGACACAAAGTACTTTTACAAATATGAATTCATTAAACTAGTTGCAATAGTTTCCCTTAACGTCGCGATTTCAAGGTCACTTTCATTGTTAGAAGAACTCAATTTACCTCAATCAAAATGGCCTGAAGAGATTGGCATGTCGGGTATATTCTCAAATCCTCGAAAATTCTCGAAAATCCTCATCATTTGACCAATCATGTCTTTGAATGTAattatgcaaaaccattgttgcaATAACTATTAAAACTTGCTTGTTGAATGAATAACTTGGAATATCTTTTAATATTGGCCATTTTTTTTCCACACTCCAAATGTTCGTTCAATCACAGAGCGTAACGAAGAATGGGCATGATTAAAGATTTTTTTTTCCAGATACTTGTTGATTACATCGACGAAAATCAAGTAAATGATATCGTTCCCCCCTATATAGACCTAGAAAACCTGCCATTTGTGGATATCCTGAATCCACAAGATAATATTTTCCTACAAAaaagtaaaacataatatcaagtttaaaaatgaattaaaaattttaatttttttatgtaaagattaattaaaaaattaaagttcAACCTGGTGGAGGGTGTGAAAACTTTAACTCTTATTTTCTAAATGCTTGCAAAAAAATTCTACTATCATGTGCTGTTCCTTCCCAACCAGGAaatgcaaaaataaaatacatgttgaAGTCACAAACAACCATAATATTTTGAGTTGGTTCACCTTTCCGTTTGATATAAGGTATTTGACAAGAAGGCGAAATGCATACTTTTATGTGTGTTCCATCTATGTCCCCAATACAATCCTTTAAAATAAATACAAGTAATGAGATAAAACttagaaataatttatattttaaatatataaagatTGTGTAAATTTTACCTTAAAGTGAGGCCAATATCTTGTATCATGTCAAATATGGCTCGGTACTTCCTCGAATTAACCTTCAGTGGGTTTAATCGTGTCTATTCCCATTCGAGCAAATATATGTAACATATCAGTAAAAATTCGACTAACAGTTTCCCTAGATCATTGAAATCTCTCCGTTGCATTTGAATTTGATTCTCTATTTCCAAGAATGTACAATGATAATGCTAATTTCTCTATCGCTGATACTTTCCCATGCTATAAGCCATAATTTGTTTGCAAATCATGCAACAAGCTGTGAAATATATTTTTTGGCATCCTAAAACTATTCATGCAACGATCATCATGCCCATTTAATACTTCGTCCACCCACATTTGACATGTATAATTTGAATCCATACGCGGTTGCATAGTGAAATAAGTTTCATGATGTAACAATACACTGCTTAGCACATATTCTTCCTCTTCATGATAATTGTTGTTCTCAACTTCGGTAACAATTGTGGCTATTCTTCGTTGAGCTTCTTCACTTAATTCGGGggtatcataatttatataaaaactatTATACATATTGTTAAATTCATCCATAGCCTAAAAAAGTaatcaaatgaaaataaattaatattttgtgaCATTCTATACAACACAGAAACTTGAATAAAAGCATAGCATAAAAATaccaaacataaaaaatatcattcaTTAGTTTTACATATAAAAAAAGTAGTATAGTTATATTACAATAATAATTCTAAGGAGCTTATGGTGGAGGTGGTTGATGGTATGGTTGGAAGGGAAATGAGGATGTTGCTACCAAGGATGAAAATGATGCAATTGGATTTTGTTCAGCATACTCACGTCGAAGCCACCAAACCCTAACATCTGGATCTAAGTTCAAAAAGACTTCTCGTTTCATCGGTATTTGGAACATTTTGATGAAAAAAAATAGTACAGTTCATCTTTTTTTGGCATTTCATCTCCCAAAGCACGCAAAGCATCCATTGCATTTGAAATATTATATTGAGAGTGaggaaaaataatttcattcactGACTTCCTTGGACTAGCCATACTGTAACACAATTTCTCAATATGAGTAGTTAACGtatttcttgatgattttctaCTTGAACTTGATTTTTTCCCTTTACCGTATACAACCCCAAGTGTTTGCTTTCTTTGATTAGGAGTTACTTGAGAAGGGTTTGATGGTACCTCATTAGGAGGAATACTTTCATTCTCATTACTATGTTCATCTGAATCACCAAATCCCTCATTAGGTGTATCATCTCCCACAGGAACCCCACTTGGAAGAACACCAGACGAAGGTGCCCATGCATTCTCTCCGGTGGCTACAATGCCACCAAACATTTGCCacattaactcattcaatcgtgGTTCAATTCCTTTCTTCTTAAATCCTTTAAAATCAAGATTTTCCTACATAAca
This is a stretch of genomic DNA from Gossypium arboreum isolate Shixiya-1 chromosome 11, ASM2569848v2, whole genome shotgun sequence. It encodes these proteins:
- the LOC108451633 gene encoding uncharacterized protein LOC108451633, translating into MWQMFGGIVATGENAWAPSSGVLPSGVPVGDDTPNEGFGDSDEHSNENESIPPNEVPSNPSQVTPNQRKQTLGVVYGKGKKSSSSRKSSRNTLTTHIEKLCYSMASPRKSVNEIIFPHSQYNISNAMDALRALGDEMPKKDELYYFFSSKCSKYR